GCTGTCTTCTATCTTCTCGAAGGTACCTGTATGACTTTATGCAGGTATATTTGATATAAAAAAAACATGCGTCACACTGTTGCATCCGCTGAGCCAGGCTTGGCTCGTCAGCCAGCCAACCAAACAGCGTGACACTGTTGCATCCGGCGAGCCAATGACGTCCTTATCCATGCCGTTATCCACCTCAGCGGGCATTCCACCAATCCTAGCGCGCCTCCGTCGCTCCGCCTTATCCACCTCACCGACCCACCACCGGCACGACGCGAACCATCTCGTTCTCGTCTCCACCACCGGCGTCTCGTCTCTTCGActcttcccctctctctcccctgctccTTACAAAGTCCAACCCTACCCACCCCCcgtccccaccaccaccaccaccacatggCGGCGTTGCTCGCCTCCTCCCGCTGCTGCTGCAGCCGTCCGTCGCTGCCGCCCCTACCGACCCGCGGCCGCCGCTCCGTCGCCCGCTGCGCGCTCTCCGGAGGAGAGGTCAGGGTTCTTGGGCTCAAGCTGCATTTCGTATTAAGTATTTCTCTTCTTGTGTCGGGGTGTGTGAAACTGGGATATGTGCTTCGATGGCTGTTTGGCAATGTGGCTCGTTGGTACTGCATTGCAACTTCGGCCAGGGAGGTGAACCATGGCGGTGCCTAGCAATGCTGGCATGCTGATCCCGGCTGTTGATTGAAATCGTGAGCTCAACTGGCAAAGAATGTTTCTTGTTGAAGCTGTAAACTGGTGACGATTGTTTATGTCCGTTAGTTAGTGGTTGGGTAAGATCAGATAAAAAGGACTTTTGTTCTTCCTGTGGGAATATGGGTAACAAggttcagattttttttttatcaggATATAAAGGGTGCAAGGTTGCTCAATGTTGTGATTCATAATTCTAGAAACTATTTGtgaaaaagatgtgaagttgtGTGTAATTAATGGAAAGTTGATGTTAACTTCAGTCACCTATCACGAAAATAGTAGGGTGGggaaaaaaatcatgaaatgcGAACTAGTCTAGTGTCAAGTCCTGAGAATTCTCATGATTGAAACGGTACTGTGTGTGATAAGAGGAAAACAATATCAGCCTTGAGTTTTTTGCTCAAAGATTTGAAGCTGAAAGATTGGTTTTCTAAACTAGACTACTGTAGTTTTTTATGCACTTCAACTTTTTAAGATTACTGCTGTGCAGATTATTCCAAAGTTATATTCATTACTCGTACATTAGTAACTGTCTAAAGTGAGCATGCAATTCCTTGGCATGTTCTGAGCAATGTAAGCTTTGGGGAGGCAACGCTTTATGCCAAGGACATGCACTATGATTACTACTGCATTTTAGAATGCGCTAATATGTCACATCTCTCAAGTTTTCCTTACTACCTTGCAGAAAAGAAACTCCTTCAGCTGGAAAGAGTGTGCAGTTTCTGTTGCATTGTCAGTTGGACTAATCAACGGTGCACCAACGTTGGGGTCACCGGCGTATGCTTCTCCTCTTGAACCTGTTCTTCCAGATGTGTCTGTTCTGATCTCTGGACCTCCCATTAAAGATCCAGGTGCTTTATTGAGATATGCTTTACCAATAGATAATAAAGCTATTCGTGAAGTTCAAAAGCCACTGGAGGATATCACCGACAGCCTCAAGGTTGCTGGTGTTAGAGCCTTGGATTCAGTTGAAAGAGTAAGTCATGATCCAGGCCTCCAGGGTTTATCAGATGATGGAAACTGCCAAAGGACACTAGCCCAAGCAGTTAGTGATCTCCGGCGGCACCCCCAGGTCCTGAGTTCGAATTCCCGTGGGAGCGAATTTCAGGCTGGGGGTAAAAAAATCCCCTCGTCTGCCCCATGTCCAAAGCCAAGCTGAAGTCCGGGCCAGTCTCACATGGGCTACGGACCGCTGGTATGGGTGGGGCAGAGGTTCGGAGGTTTTCTTGACTTGCGTGAGAATTCTTCTCTATTGCACAATGCCCGGGGGGCGTCTTACCCCCCGCAGGTCAAGTTTTTTTTCAGATGATGGAAACTGCATTTGATTACTGAAAGCAGTTGCCATTCCATTCCAAGTGTCATCAATATGGTTTACACCTCTTTTATGGAACTTATGAATTTTCCTTTGAATTCTAGAATATCAAGCAAGCATCAAGAGCACTGAACAATGGGAGAAGCTTAATTCTTGCTGGTCTTGCTGAACCAAAAAGAGCAAATGGAGAAGAGTTATTGAATAAGTTGGCTGTTGGACTTGAGGAGCTTCAAAGAATTGTGGAAGACAGAAATAGGGATGCAGTAGCTCCAAAGCAGAAAGAACTTCTCCAGTATGTTGGAACGTGAGTAAACTTACTCCTTGAAGCAAAACTACCATGTTCTTTTTCATGCCAGTGTAGTGCAAAGCAGCAATAGTTCTGAAACCTATTTCTGGACACCACATGTGAAATTTCTTGCCAGAAAGTTGTTGTGTCTATAAATATAATATTCTTGTTCACTGAGGAAAATTCTTGTTAAACAAAAATAACTCTATAATGCTAGAGAACAGAATTGTATCTGCCTCTAAATAGCTGTGAGAACTGTTCTGAAACAGCTCTTCTCATTTATACCTTGTCATTGACTCTGCAGCTGAGATCTTGCTGGGACATTGCATTTCTGCAGTGTAGAAGAAGACATGGTTGATGGCTTTCCGtatgaaataccagaagaatacAGCACCATGCCTCTTCTCAAAGGAAGAGCTACCGTGGATATGAAGGTTAAAATTAAGGACAATCCCAACGTAGAAGATTGTGTATTTCGGATAGTTCTGGATGGATATAATGCTCCTGTGACCGCTGGGAACTTCATAGATCTGGTCGAACGGAAATTCTATGATGGCATGGAAATCCAAAGAGGTAATTCAACATTTTGGTCCTTCCTAACAATCAGTCTATTTCTTGCACTCTCCACCATTTGTTACCATGTTTCAATTTGGTAACcattaagttttattagatgtGAGTTTTATTTGGGGAAGTAGTATATACATTTCTGCAATTCTGAGTCATCACTTTTTTTGAAACAAAAATTCTTAGCCATCACAAGGATGATATTTACTGGAAATTTCTTGAACATTACAATTCATCTAACCATTATAAATGTTCAATGTTTTAGATGACCTAGTGTGCCTAGAGGTCAGTGAGCTTTCTCTGAACTGTATTGGTTCTTATGCAGCTGATGGCTTTGTTGTTCAAACTGGAGATCCAGAGGGGCCAGCTGAGGGTTTTATCGATCCCAGCACCGGCAAAATTCGTACAGTACCTCTTGAAATAATGGTTGATGGTGATAAGGCTCCTGTGTATGGTGAAACACTTGAAGTAAGCAGAAGCAGTCTTTTCTCCTAATCCTTTCATTTCATCTGTGCTTCTAATTTTCTTCAGCTATATTTGAATAAGCCCTTACATCATACGGGTTGATTTGCAGGAACTTGGCCGCTACAAGGCTCAAACAAAGCTTCCTTTTAACGCCTTTGGAACAATGGCTATGGCTAGAGAAGTAAGAGACTTGCAGATTGCACATATCAGCATATGCAGACGATCTGCATAGTATCTAATGTATTCTAACCTGAGATAACTGAATTGCATGACAGGAATTTGATGACAATTCTGCTTCTAGTCAAATATTTTGGCTCTTGAAAGAGAGTGAGCTAACACCAAGCAATGCCAATATATTGGATGGGCGGTACGCGGTATTTGGATATGTAACTGAAAATGAGGATTACTTGGCGGATGTCAAAGTTGGGGATGTCATCGAATCAATCCAAGTCGTCTCAGGCTTGGACAACCTTGTCAACCCAAGCTACAAAATTGTAGGATAACATGCTTGGTATCAGAGTTCCTTGTCTTCGAATCTGTCTCGAAGTCGATGTAAAGCGCTATATACATCTAACTCTCATATCCTTCTCGCTTGTTCACTTGTTAATGAGGTTTTGTGTCATGCGGAATTCAATATTAATGAAAGTTCAAAGGTATTGATCGGTTGTCCCATGCTAATGCCATATACTTCCTCTGTCATCATGTAATAAGAGAAAACATAAAAGACGCATgtacttttattttatttccaaATCATGCGCTTATATCAGTGTGATTAGTGATGATTGGTTGATAAATGAAAAGTATTTAATGTAAAACTGGTTCTGTCCTCTAGAATGTATTATATTTAAGaacaaattttgaatgctaaaatGCAATATATTacaagatggagggagtaggttCATAGTGCCAGTGCATTTAACATCACACATTTAATTGAAtatttttgcatttgttacAACACAGAGAGTATGCTTACATTGATAGTTTTCCAATTGACTTCATGGTTTAGGCATAATTGCAAATTTTTTACCCCTGAAGAGCCGTAACTGCAAGTTTTCAGttagaaaattataaaaatgcCATGTGAGGTGCCATTCAAGTGCCATTCTTACAAAATGTAAAAAACAGTGGTACTTTGTAAATTCCCCTATGGTTTTTCTACTGAGGCGTCACTTATCAAATCTGTGTAATATAATACATTTCAAAAAAATTAAGACAACTTAAATAAATACTCAAATGACACATATACCCATGGATTAAACCAAGTAAGGAGTTTCTTCTTAAattatagttttctttttaacaaGTTTTATTGAAACTGAGCATAAGAACAACATAGAATACCTTA
This window of the Sorghum bicolor cultivar BTx623 chromosome 7, Sorghum_bicolor_NCBIv3, whole genome shotgun sequence genome carries:
- the LOC8070008 gene encoding peptidyl-prolyl cis-trans isomerase, chloroplastic; the protein is MAALLASSRCCCSRPSLPPLPTRGRRSVARCALSGGEKRNSFSWKECAVSVALSVGLINGAPTLGSPAYASPLEPVLPDVSVLISGPPIKDPGALLRYALPIDNKAIREVQKPLEDITDSLKVAGVRALDSVERNIKQASRALNNGRSLILAGLAEPKRANGEELLNKLAVGLEELQRIVEDRNRDAVAPKQKELLQYVGTVEEDMVDGFPYEIPEEYSTMPLLKGRATVDMKVKIKDNPNVEDCVFRIVLDGYNAPVTAGNFIDLVERKFYDGMEIQRADGFVVQTGDPEGPAEGFIDPSTGKIRTVPLEIMVDGDKAPVYGETLEELGRYKAQTKLPFNAFGTMAMAREEFDDNSASSQIFWLLKESELTPSNANILDGRYAVFGYVTENEDYLADVKVGDVIESIQVVSGLDNLVNPSYKIVG